The Candidatus Taylorbacteria bacterium genomic interval GGTTAATTAAAAAAGGAAACCAGATTGAGGGTGTCGTGCTCAAGAATAAAAAAATGGTTCGCGCAAAATCGGTCATACTCGCGACTGGCGGAAAATCTCGTCCCGAAACTGGGTCAACCGGAGAAGGGTTTGAGTGGTTAAAATCAGTGGGGCATAGCGTTTCCGAGCCGGAAGCATCGCTCGTGCCAATTGCAATTAAAGATATGTGGGTAAAAAAACTTGCAGGCACAACTCTTTCCGACGTTAAAATTACTGTTCTTCAAAACGAAGTAAAGCAGGCTCAAAAAATCGGCAAGATTCTTTTCACGCACGTGGGTCTCTCCGGTCCCACAATCTTAAACATGAGTAAGGATGTTGGCGAACTTTTGAAATATGGAGAGGTCACTATTTCTCTCGACCTGCTTCCCCCGCTCGATTATGGAGAGATGAACCGGAAATTGCAGGACGTGTTCAAGGAACATAGTAACAAAAAATTTAAAAATAGTTTGTCGGGACTGCTTTCCTCACGGCTCGCTCCGGTAATTGTGGAGTTGTCGGGCATTTCTTCGGACACACCATGCAACAGTGTAACTCGCGAGGAACGCCTGCGCCTCGTGAAGCTCTTGAAGCACATTCCCCTTTCGGTCAAGGGGCTTCTTGGAGTGGAAAAAGCAATAGTCACCTCTGGAGGAGTATCGCTCGACGAAGTCGATTTTAAAACCATGAGCTCCCGACTTTTTCCAAATCTGTATCTAGTTGGGGACATTTTAAACATCGACCGCCCCTCCGGCGGATACAGTTTACAACTCTGCTGGACAACGGGATACGTT includes:
- a CDS encoding NAD(P)/FAD-dependent oxidoreductase: MKSVEDTLWDVLVIGGGPAGMMAAGRASERRDAAGRCASVLLIEKNATLGKKLLITGGGRCNVTNAEFDTRTLLARFNKSDKFLFSAFSQWAVPETLDFFHMREMQTKIEAEQRVFPITNKAESVWNVLVDYIKRGNVTVLSKSVVIGLIKKGNQIEGVVLKNKKMVRAKSVILATGGKSRPETGSTGEGFEWLKSVGHSVSEPEASLVPIAIKDMWVKKLAGTTLSDVKITVLQNEVKQAQKIGKILFTHVGLSGPTILNMSKDVGELLKYGEVTISLDLLPPLDYGEMNRKLQDVFKEHSNKKFKNSLSGLLSSRLAPVIVELSGISSDTPCNSVTREERLRLVKLLKHIPLSVKGLLGVEKAIVTSGGVSLDEVDFKTMSSRLFPNLYLVGDILNIDRPSGGYSLQLCWTTGYVAGNSVRV